TGAACAGCGGGCACAAGGGGGTATCGGTAAATTGATCGACGTGCTGTTTGTATTTGGCATGCTTGGTGGTGGCGCCACTACCCTAGGGATTGCTGCACCACTGATCACCCAGGGCGCCCATGAGCTATTTGGCGTACCTACAGGGCTGGGAACGCAAGTTACTGTGCTGATGATATGCACATTGATATTCGGCTATAGCGCTTTTGTTGGTTTGAAAAAGGGTATTCGGGCGCTTTCCAATGTAAATATGTGGCTTTCAATCGCCTTACTGGTATTTGTCTTTCTTGTTGGGCCGACCTTGTTTATGCTGAATATTGGCTTGGATGCTCTGGGGCGGGTGCTGGACAATATCTTCCACATGGCATCCTGGACTGAGCCCTTTGCTGACTTTGAACGATTTCCAGACACGCACTTCCCGCAAGACTGGACCATCTTTTACTGGGCCTGGTGGTTAGTATTCGCACCAAGTGTCGGCCTGTTTATAGCGCGCATATCCAGGGGCAGGACTATCAAGACCATGGTAGTTGGCTCCATCTTTTTTGGCACGCTTGGCTGCTTCCTGTTCTTTATGGTGTTGGGTAACTATGGAGTGTACCTGCAGTTCTCCGGAGAGCTGGATGTGGTGCAGGTATTGAATGAGCAGGGGCCTACGGCTGCAATATTTGCCACACTAAAAACACTCCCCGGCAGTAAGCTGGTAATCCTGGCTTACACTGTGCTTGCATTGATATTTACCGCAACCACCTTTGACTCAATTTCCTATATCCTCGCAGCCGTGGTACAGAAGGAGGTGGATGAGGAGCCCGCGCGTTGGAACCGCTTGTTCTGGGCATTTGCCTTATCTGTGATGCCAGTGACCCTTATGTTCCTTGGTGGGCTCGACACCCTGCAAACTGCCAGTGTCATTGGCGGTGTCCCACTGCTTGTAGTGGCGCTTATGCTGTGCATGTCGATTGTTAAAGCCGCCAACTATGACTTACGCTACCAGCCGGATTACGAGGAAAAGGAAATCTACATCGAGGACTTCCCGAAAGAGGACCCCTGGAGTAAAGAGGGGGATTGGGAGGTACCTATACATGGCTCCCACGGGGTGTCACATGATGACAAGCCTCATATTGAAGGAGATCCAGGAAGCCATCCATCCAGGCTTTAGCGAAATAGGGTAACTCCGGCTGGATTCCAGAAGGCACCGATATCTGGGTGGTGCCTTCCAAGTTGCTCCCTTTGTATAAAGAATATCTCTCAGGTGATCACCAAAAAGCTTGCGTGTGCCATTTTATTGTGTTCTACAATCCGGATTATGTCTCCAAAGTCTGCTCCAATCAGCTCCTGGCAAGTTATAAGAAATTCATTCAGTGCGCTTGGTGTACCCTCAAGAAACATTTCAAGGTGGTCATTATTAGTATGTCTTGCCCACCCTGAGATGCCAAATTTTGCTGCACTTTTCTGGACTCTATCGGTAATATCTGAGGATATTGTGTCATCATCTAATTTAACTTGGATAGATTTTTGAATGGTATTAGGCTTATCCAGATCTTTAAATATAGAATCCAGTAAAGCGCCAGCCACATCCCGTCCAATGCCAATATTCGGATAATGGTGCCATGCCAGAAATGGCTTGTATGTGACATCACTTATCGCCCATTTTTGCTCGTCAGGAGATATTGAGATATCTTCTGCAATAAGGGTTACCCCTGCAAGATATGGGTTAAATAGCTCTGAGATGACCTTTCCAGCGATTTCACAAAACTTATGATGTGTATCTTTGGTGGACTCCCGCCACTTATGATTAACGCCAAACTCGGTGCTTAACTTATAGTCTTCGTGAATGCTTTGAAGTACAGATACCACCTCATTGTCAATTAATGCCAGCCTGTAGATCTTAGTGTTTTCATCGATCTCAGTATTTTTAGAGTAGGGGATGTTTTTATATTTCAGGAAACTTGAAAGAAAACTCTTATCATTACAAATTATGCGTGACACCAATGATGTACTCTCTGGCATACATCCCAGAAACAGATGTGACTGCTGATTGGATTTGGCAACAAATACATTCTCATCAACATCCTCAATTTCAATCCCTTTTCTCAAGGCGGCTTGCTTGATAAATTTAATTGAATTTCCGAGTCCTCTCAGTGATTTATGATCATTAATAGTATATGAATAAGAAGGGGCTGGGTTGTAACTGCTCTTTTTTGTCTTGGAGGTCGCGGATGGATGCTTCAAAACATATTCGAGTAATGCTTTAGGGGTGTTGATTTGGGCACCATACCCTGGGAATGTTGGAGAAGATATGTCCGGATTGGAGTTAACTTCGAGGACAACAGGTCCACCACCATCCTTTTCTCCACTAACAATTAAATCAACACCCGCCTGTACTATCCCTGGGAATGTGGCGGCAGCCCTTTCAGCTACCTGAAGAGCTGCGTTGTCCACATGCTCAATAAAATTGACTATCTCCCCCCCAACCGTTGCAACGCTTGCCAGCCAGACTCTCTCATTGCTGTCAGGAACATAGTCTAATGTTATTCCTTGTCGTTCAATCAAATCATATCGATTAATGGGGTCATGAACCAAATTTGGGTTAAGCTTTCTTCGTGCATTTTTCTTTTCAATCAATTGCCTGATATTATCGACCCCATCACCAACCACATTTGCAGGAATCCTGACAAATGCCGTGACGGCCTTGCCACCGATCACCCAAACCCTCAAGTCATAACCATCTATACTTCTCTCAACGATAACCTCTTTACTGTAAGATGCTGCAAATTCCCAGCCCTTAATGAACTCTTCTTTTGTGGATATACCGGTGGTGACCCCCCTGGCCATGGAGGCGTTATTTGGCTTGATGGCAACTTTACCCCCAAGATTCTTGAAGTAAGCTAGTGCTTTCTTCAAGTCTTTGAAAGCCTCCCCCTCGGGAACTGGCACATCATTTTCGATCAGCATCTTCTTTGCAATATTTTTGATTCTTGCGCAGTAGCTATGAACGCAAGAACTTGAAGGAGAATTACTAAGAAATGGGATTCGCTTATCCCCACTTATGATTTCATATATGGATTTTTTATGGGACTTGAAGGTGCATCCCAGCCTCTCGGCTTCTTTAGTGATAATCGGTAGGCTGAGATCTCTCCCTTTGATATCTAACAGGGGAGAATTTGAATAATCATTTTCCTTATTAAGAATGCCGCTTAAATCAAACTGATGCTCATTTAACATAACTTAATACATCCATGTATATTTAGTTTTTCGGAAGCTTAAAAAAATTTTTTATGTCTACCTATATTAGGTGCGACATGAATCGAGATGGCCTCCTATATCCATTGGGACCTTTTCGCCTGCAAGTGCATCGTTGAATGCTGATTCAATAATATCAAGACCCCGCTGAAGATTCTTCTCGCTAATGGTTAGCGGACATAGTAGCTTCAGAACCTGGCTGTCAGCGCCGCTGGTTTCAATAATCAATTCATGCTCAAATGCATACTTGGCGATTTTTTTAGCAAGGTTGCCTGTTACGCAGTCAATCCCTTGAAACATCGTGCGGCCTTTCCTGGTAAATATTCCATTGCCAACTTGACTGATAATATTTTCGAGGCGCATGGTAATGTAGTTACCTTTGTGCCTTATCTCTTTTGAAAATCTCGTATTTGACCAATAGTGATCGATTGCTGCTTGTGCGGTAATAAAAGCCAGGTTGTTACCGCGGAAGGTGCCATTGTGTTCGCCGGGTTTCCATTGGTCCAACCCAGGTTTCATCAATACCAACGCAATTGGTAACCCGTATCCACCTAGGGACTTTGACAGGGTGATAATATCTGGTTCAATTCCGGCCTCCTCAAAGCTGAAGAAATCACCTGTGCGGCCACAGCCAGCCTGGATGTCATCAACAATCAGCAATAACCCATGCTTTTTGCAAATGGCCTGGAGATTCCTTAACCATTGTGCGCTGGCTGTATTGATGCCGCCTTCGCCTTGAATTGTCTCAACAATAACAGCAGCCGGGGAATCGATACCGCTGCTCGAATCTGACAGCACCTTATCCAGGTACTCTGTAGTATCGATTTCTTCCCCCAGATAGCCATCGTAGGGCATACGGTGAGTACCACTCAGGCCGATTCCAGCTGCAAGCCTGTGATGCGAGTTACCTGTTGCAGCCAGTGAACCAAGGCTTACACCATGAAATCCGTTAGTAAATGTAATGATCGACTGTTGCCCAGTAACTTTTCGGGCAATTTTCATCGCGGCTTCTACTGCATTCGTACCTGTAGGTCCGGTGAATTGAATCACATATTCCATATTTCTGGGTTTAAGGATTCTTTCATTAAAGGCTTGAAGGAACTCACCTTTGGCTTTAGTGTGTAAATCCAGGCCATGAGTAATACCATCAGCCTGAATGTAATTCAGCAAAGCCTCTTTGAAAATGGTGTTGTTATGTCCATAGTTTAGAGCGCCAGCGCCGGACAGGAAATCCAAATACTGGTTGCCTGCCTGGTCCCAAATGAACTCACCTTTTGCGTGACAGAACACTCTAGGGAAGGATCGTGCATAGCTTTGCACTGCCGATTCAACCTCATCGAAAATCTTCATCCGTTACTCTTAATGAAGTCTGGCTATTTACATGAGTGTAGTGGTTACCTAAATGTGTATACCTATATAGGCTGTGAGATTGCCATCTTATACAACGCTGATTGACGCTTTAAATTTTTAACGTGCGTGATATTTTACTTTACAGTGCGGCGGTATCCGTGAGGCGGAACTCAATGTGGTTTGAATATATCCAAATGTGTTTTTTCTCTAATCTTTATCACATATACAATATAGTCGGGCTTGTTGAAAATATTTAAAATCAAGCTATAAGCACTGCACAAAAAAACATGCCGCACCTACCCAGTTATCAGATAAGGCTAGCCGTATTCTGGCGGATTTAATGTCTACCGGTAAAGCTACTTCGCTTATAAAATCTATTATCCTCAAAAAATCCTAAATATCGATCTCTTTCGTCCTTATCAAGTATGCCCGAAAGGGCGGAGATAGATTTATTGAATAGAATACCAAACGATCATATCGACAAACCTATCTTCTGGGGTTCACTTGTATTGTTGCTGGTGACAACAGTGCCTTTGCTTCTTTTTCCTGAAGCCGGCTCTGCTTGGTTGCTGGCAGTAAAAGACCTGGTAACAGAGAAGCTAGGTGTCTTTTATCTACTGCTGGGGCTTGGTGCGATGCTGTTTGTGCTTTATATCGCGTTTAGTGATATAGGGCGGATAAAACTAGGGAGCCGACATGAAAGGCCTGAATTTTCCACAGTATCCTGGGCGGCCATGTTGTTCTGCTCTGGTATTGGTGCATCCATACTCTATTGGTCAATGGTTGAATGGGTGTATTGTTACCAACAGCCGCCATTCCAAGTTGAGGCAAATACGCCAGAAGCCGCACGCTGGGCAGTCGCATACGGCATATTTCACTGGGGCCCGTTGGCTTGGTCTATCTACTTAATCCCCGCACTCCCCATCGCCTATTACTACTATGTGCGTAAGCGCAAAGTGCTGAAGTTCAGCCAGGCCCTTGTACCTGTATTGGGTGCAAGAAAGGCTAATGGCGTAGTTGGCAAGTTGGTGGATATCTCTTTGGTGTTTGGCATGTTGGGTGGCGCCGCCACCAGATTGGGAATTGCTGCACCACTAATCACCCAGGGTTTCCACGAAATCTTTGGACTGCCGACAGGACTGATGACCCAAGTAGCTGTGCTCACACTCTGTGCGCTGCTGTTTTGTTACAGTGCTATTGCCGGGTTGAGGCGCGGCATCAGCGCTTTATCCAATCTTACGATTGGGCTTGCACTGGCGATGTTGTTTTTTGTGTGTGTTGCTGGACCAACCCTGTTTATGATCAATAGTGGACTGGATGCTTTGGGCAGGGTCCTTCACAATTTCCTGCAAATGGCCACCTGGACTGAGTCTTTCTCTCACTTTCAGCAGTTCCCCGATACCCGTTTCCCCCAGGAGTGGACAATTTTCTATTGGGCCTGGTGGCTGGTATTTGCACCCAGTATAGGGCTTTTTATTGCGCGCATATCACGCGGCAGGACGATTAGGGCGATGATTGCCGGTGCAATATTCTACGGTTCTCTCGGATGTTTTTTATTTTTTATGATTCTCGGTAACTACGGTGTTTACCTACACTTCTCAGGTGAACTGGATCTGGTACAAACACTTAACCGGCAAGGTGCTAATGTTACGATTTTCGCTATATTGAACACTTTGCCGGCTAATAAACTGGTTATGCTGGTGTACACAGTAATTGCTTTGATCTTCACTGCCATTACCTTTGATTCAATTTCTCACATTCTGGCCGCAGTTGCACAAACAAAAGTGGATGGAGAACCTTTACGTTGGAATCGTATCTTTTGGGCATTTGCTCTGGCTGTAATGCCTGTCACCCTTATGTTTCTCGGTGGATTGGAGGCACTACAGGCAGCGAGCATTATTGCCGGTGTTCCTTTATTACTAATTGCCCCCTTACTATGTATCTCAATGGTTAAGGTTGCGCGACATGATCTGTGTTCTTATCCACTTCTGGTGGAGAAGGAAATAGTTCTGGAAGAAGTATCAGCCGAGGACCCTTGGAGTACAAGCAAGGCTGAGCCTGCGCTAGAAAAGGTAGAAGAGGTCGGCAGGGATAGGGGAAAGGAGACTTCTTAGCGGCAGGTTTGTAAGAATTCAGTACCGGAGCCCGTTGGGCCCCGGTACTCAACTTTGCCTTATAGGCTGAAGGTACGAGCAACGGAAAAGACAATACGCTCGTCTGCGGTATCCCAATCGAGGTTGGTGTTTTCCGCAGCGATATTGAAGTCAAAACCATTCCAGGAGGTCATGTATTCAACACGATAGTGATTGTAGGCGTCGTTATTGCCCCAAGCCCACTTGTCTTCATCGGTTGAAGTGGAGCGATCAACGCTCAGGCGCAGGTCGTGGCCTTCAGCCAGTTCAAAAGTATGGGCCAACATCATAATGTAGTGACCGCCACCCTGCCCAAAGTAATCCCAGCTATACCAACCGTTCGCTTCAGATGTACCCAGGGAAGAACTGTAGCCTAGTTTGGCGTAGGCCTCTGGATAGTTGTAGTCATTAGATACATCATCATCGCCGTGATAGGTGTAGTAAGCAGCGCCAAGGTCCAGACTCACTTTGTCGTTAAGCTGCAAGAACTTACCACCATAGAAGTCCAGCTCGAGATTGACGTCATCACCTGCAAAATCCACATTGGAAGCCCAGGTGCCGATGTACCATCCGTTATCGAAACCGTAATCCAGGCTGGCCTGCAATGCGGGATCATTTTGGGTCTGGCTGACACCGTTGAAGGTGTAGTCAGTGGTCAGGTTAACGGTGGAAGACAGTTCGGCCAGGGACTGCTGTGAAAGTACCAGCAAAGAGGCGCAAGTCAGGGCAGAGAGTTTCAAGTTCAGTTTCATTGTCATTATCCATTTACTAATTCATTTGCCCCACCCAAAGGTGGGTGGAGCCAGCAGGCTGGCTTAGCTCGCTAATTCGATCTTGTTGAAATCAATTTTATTTTCTTCAGGTGAGGAGTTGATGGCTGCAACCGCCGTGAAACGCTTCACCAGGATGTAACCCAGGCAACAGAAGAAGATGCCAATCACCAGTGCGCCGATCCATTGAATTTGCAGGAAGTCCAGCTTGAACAGCAGGGTGAGCAAGCTCATTGCGGCCAGGTTAAGTACGAAGTATTTCCACTTACCCAGGCGCGCGACAGTCATGCCCAGGTTGTCGGTGTACAGGCGGATCAGGGAGTCCAGCGAGTTGATCACGAAGGTGATGCCGACAATCACCATGGCCAGGTTGTAAAAGCCGCTGGTATCCAGGCCCTGGCTGGAGTAGTAGTAGAGCACGGTAAACCAGAGCGCGATGGGGATAGAGGGGAACACCAGCATCGCCGCCAGTACCTGGTATGTGCGCAGGCCACCCACAAAACGGGAGGTGAACTGGCCGATCATGATGCTCCAGGCAAACCACCAGAACAGGTAGAACTCGTGGTAATCATTTAGGGGCAGTACAAACTGGTGGATATTACCGAAGTAGCCGCCGAGTAGAGCAAAGGTGGAAGCGAAATCGCCGACATTGCCGTTTTCACCGGTAAAGGCACCCACCCACATCAGCGCGATCAGGCCGATAAACAGCCAGGTGGTTGCCAGGCTCAGGAAACGCACATAGCGCAGGTTGGTGGATGAGTAAACCGCAGCGGCAATCACTGCGAAAA
This DNA window, taken from Microbulbifer sp. GL-2, encodes the following:
- a CDS encoding BCCT family transporter, which codes for MSNNFKEIIDKPTFFGALTLLLAVTVPLVLYPEVGAAWVLVAKNFVTDKLGVFYLLLGVGAILFMVYIVFSDIGQIKLGSPEENPEFSTLSWASMLFCAGIGASILYWSMVEWIYYYQSPPFQVEGGTPEAARWAVAYGIFHWGPLAWSIYLIPALPIAYFYYVRNHSVLKISEALMPVLGEQRAQGGIGKLIDVLFVFGMLGGGATTLGIAAPLITQGAHELFGVPTGLGTQVTVLMICTLIFGYSAFVGLKKGIRALSNVNMWLSIALLVFVFLVGPTLFMLNIGLDALGRVLDNIFHMASWTEPFADFERFPDTHFPQDWTIFYWAWWLVFAPSVGLFIARISRGRTIKTMVVGSIFFGTLGCFLFFMVLGNYGVYLQFSGELDVVQVLNEQGPTAAIFATLKTLPGSKLVILAYTVLALIFTATTFDSISYILAAVVQKEVDEEPARWNRLFWAFALSVMPVTLMFLGGLDTLQTASVIGGVPLLVVALMLCMSIVKAANYDLRYQPDYEEKEIYIEDFPKEDPWSKEGDWEVPIHGSHGVSHDDKPHIEGDPGSHPSRL
- the ectB gene encoding diaminobutyrate--2-oxoglutarate transaminase: MKIFDEVESAVQSYARSFPRVFCHAKGEFIWDQAGNQYLDFLSGAGALNYGHNNTIFKEALLNYIQADGITHGLDLHTKAKGEFLQAFNERILKPRNMEYVIQFTGPTGTNAVEAAMKIARKVTGQQSIITFTNGFHGVSLGSLAATGNSHHRLAAGIGLSGTHRMPYDGYLGEEIDTTEYLDKVLSDSSSGIDSPAAVIVETIQGEGGINTASAQWLRNLQAICKKHGLLLIVDDIQAGCGRTGDFFSFEEAGIEPDIITLSKSLGGYGLPIALVLMKPGLDQWKPGEHNGTFRGNNLAFITAQAAIDHYWSNTRFSKEIRHKGNYITMRLENIISQVGNGIFTRKGRTMFQGIDCVTGNLAKKIAKYAFEHELIIETSGADSQVLKLLCPLTISEKNLQRGLDIIESAFNDALAGEKVPMDIGGHLDSCRT
- a CDS encoding BCCT family transporter → MNRIPNDHIDKPIFWGSLVLLLVTTVPLLLFPEAGSAWLLAVKDLVTEKLGVFYLLLGLGAMLFVLYIAFSDIGRIKLGSRHERPEFSTVSWAAMLFCSGIGASILYWSMVEWVYCYQQPPFQVEANTPEAARWAVAYGIFHWGPLAWSIYLIPALPIAYYYYVRKRKVLKFSQALVPVLGARKANGVVGKLVDISLVFGMLGGAATRLGIAAPLITQGFHEIFGLPTGLMTQVAVLTLCALLFCYSAIAGLRRGISALSNLTIGLALAMLFFVCVAGPTLFMINSGLDALGRVLHNFLQMATWTESFSHFQQFPDTRFPQEWTIFYWAWWLVFAPSIGLFIARISRGRTIRAMIAGAIFYGSLGCFLFFMILGNYGVYLHFSGELDLVQTLNRQGANVTIFAILNTLPANKLVMLVYTVIALIFTAITFDSISHILAAVAQTKVDGEPLRWNRIFWAFALAVMPVTLMFLGGLEALQAASIIAGVPLLLIAPLLCISMVKVARHDLCSYPLLVEKEIVLEEVSAEDPWSTSKAEPALEKVEEVGRDRGKETS
- a CDS encoding TorF family putative porin → MKLNLKLSALTCASLLVLSQQSLAELSSTVNLTTDYTFNGVSQTQNDPALQASLDYGFDNGWYIGTWASNVDFAGDDVNLELDFYGGKFLQLNDKVSLDLGAAYYTYHGDDDVSNDYNYPEAYAKLGYSSSLGTSEANGWYSWDYFGQGGGHYIMMLAHTFELAEGHDLRLSVDRSTSTDEDKWAWGNNDAYNHYRVEYMTSWNGFDFNIAAENTNLDWDTADERIVFSVARTFSL
- a CDS encoding BCCT family transporter encodes the protein MTAWLSAGLLFTFTAIIFVMIRWGNVKLVGVTPVKTFTFIAILFTSGLDVGLIMFPLTEFSGYADLAKSPEYGFTNPLAIEFGFWAFLIWGFYFLTCFYFCIIEPKVKFFEIGLVKLINNVVIIGTCAFTAYLLLSNLPWYLPQVGDGETIVGTFYLIVFAVIAAAVYSSTNLRYVRFLSLATTWLFIGLIALMWVGAFTGENGNVGDFASTFALLGGYFGNIHQFVLPLNDYHEFYLFWWFAWSIMIGQFTSRFVGGLRTYQVLAAMLVFPSIPIALWFTVLYYYSSQGLDTSGFYNLAMVIVGITFVINSLDSLIRLYTDNLGMTVARLGKWKYFVLNLAAMSLLTLLFKLDFLQIQWIGALVIGIFFCCLGYILVKRFTAVAAINSSPEENKIDFNKIELAS